The genomic region CGAGAGCTCAAGGAGACAATTTTGCTCTTGGATGTCGATTTGGTCGAGTGCGCAAGGCAGATTCATGATCTGAATGAAACCAGGAGCAATTTGTTGGCTCTGCAGCAGAAATTGAGGCTCATTTTATACGTCAATCAAGCTCTTTCGGCACTTAAACTCGTATGCATTGCGCTTCAATATCTTTCTTTCGGTTTTAATCATTTCGGGTTTGTAGTGTTTTGAATTGTGCATGTATTGATAGTTATTAGCTAGTAGCTATTTGGTCTAGAATTCACTTCATCAAGAATCGCCAATTTGCGATGTTGGATTTGATCTTTTTTTCTTAGTAGTTTGACTTCCTTCGAGAATCTGTAAGTATAAAACTTGATGACCATttacatttcttgcaaatactaGCAAGACGCAATTTGAAGCACTGATATGTGATTCGTGATGTTTCCGATAGCTCTACTCGGATTCAATGATAGGCTTTGAATTTGTTGCACAATTACTCAAAATTGTAGTTGCAATTATATCCCCAACCTGTTGACGGATTATGGAAATTAAACTCTTGTTGTGCACCTAACTTTCGGATGATTAGTTGCTTGTTTTTCGTCCCTGTCTTTAAGAAATGCTCGTGATTTTCAATTGAGAAGTTGGGTGAAAATGTATATGGTCATTTTTATAAGTAGCAAGTTTCTTAATATAAGTTGATTTACTTTTTCTGTCATACAGCTTGTTGCCTCTGCAGATTGTGCTGGAGCCTTGGATGTCACAGATGATTTACAGCATTTGCtggtatgtttttatttatgttttgtttgatcTGCTCCCAAAAACTAGTGTACTAAAACAAGGAATCGTGTACTGGACTACAATTTCTGTCTAACTTATTGATGTCAATGTGTTTAATAGGATGGGGATGAGCTTACTGGTCTACATTGCTTTCATCACCTCCGGGATCGTGTAGCAGCTTCAATTGAATCGATAAATAGGTGTGATTTCCTGTTGTAGTGGCACTATTATTAAGCAAATGAGTGACACCATTTGAGTTGCTTatgattttttaaatatatgcTGGTCAATATTATTGGGATGGGTGTTGGCagcttttaatttctttcttctgAGAATCTGAAATAGAGATGCCTTTCTTCATCCTGCTTGGCTTATATTGACCAGAATATTGGAATAAACATTTTCTGTCTTTCAAATGGAATAAAATTATACGAGGCATGTTTATAGTAACTTATTAAATTTATTCTTGTAGCATTCTTTCTGCAGAGTTTGTGCATGCTTCAATACATGATGCTGGAGATACAGATGTTATAATTATATCCAGAGTGAAAGCAAGGGCATCTAGTCTCATGAATGGAGAAGGAGAAGATGGTGAAGTAAGCTCAAGTCTTTTTCTTAAATTGCATAATATTTCAAGTCTATTCTCTCCCGTGAGGAGCTGCTCTCCACTGATTGAAAAAAGTAGATAATTAAGTTTAATAGCCATTGCATTTCTTTTACTTCTGAATCAGCTGAAATGCTTACAGATAAATACACTATTGTAGGAAGTAACTATTTCTTTGCAGAAATTATGTGGCACCATATTTTTTCGATAGTATGCTTTGAAATCTGATTTTACAACAACAGTATTTGAAGGTGGTGCAAAAACCAGTGCCCTGCCATAAGCCATGTTGCAAGTTTTGCGGAACCTGCCTGAAAtcgtttaatttaattttgaccATTGACTTCAGCTATAAAGACTGTGTAGGATCTTTGATTGACTTAACTGTTTTTATACACCCAGTGCCTTGTCCAAACTTCATGGTTTCTTCTTTGTATATGTTATATGCTGTAACTGCTTTTTTCAGTTGATATCCTTTATCGTGATTTTCAGAAGTCTGGGCATGATTCTATATGTGAACTGGTCACTGTTATTTTTGTATCAGCAGATTAAGTTGGATGATGAAGAAACCTCCAATTTTCAAGATCGTCTTCTTCCTGTCATCATTGGATTGCTTAGAACAGTGAGTAGTTATCGTTTTGTCAAGCTAACatgttttcaaccatttttttttttttcatttcgtTGGGAtggaatttatttatttctgtgATCAATGAGTACCTTTAGTGATCTTTTAAGTAAAGTTGGTATCCTTTTACTTTCAGGCCAAGCTCCCTTCTGTGTTGAGGTTATATCGTGACCAACTTACAGCTGACATGAAGACTGCTATTAAAAATGCGGTTGCAGAGCTGCTTCCCATTCTTGTTTCGCGACCACTGGAGTCAGATTTTACACCTGGAGAGCGAGTTGATGCAGATGGTGAGAAATTTGTGACATTGTTTGTCATCTATGCCTATGAAGAATTACACGTAATATAGAAGCAAAATAGATTGTATAATTctcaatttttatgtttacattctgtcttgttcttttctttttgtgccgTGTTTTTTACACACAAATTTGTCtttgatattttaaacatgGTTTTTTAGGTTTTGGCGCATCACTTGCGAGCAAGTTGAGGAGCCTGTCATCTGAGAGCTTTGTTCAACTTTTAAGTGCTATTTTTCTAATTGTAAGGGTATGTGTTCTAGActattcttgttttgtttcctaggcATTGTATTGCTGAAAAATAAGATGCTCTATAATTGCTTTGTTGAATTCCCACTATACTCactgtttattttcttcaagtttagtgtatatattaaatttgaTATTTCTAATGGTTGACATTTATTGGGCTTAGCTTGAGGATAGATTTGGCTTGGGGTTGTCTGTGATGCATAGTCAATTATATATCTTGTTTCTTGCAAGTTGTGACTACTTCACTAATATGAACCAACTAATATCGCTTGTCATAATTTTCAATCACTTGATAGCCGGTTGAACCAATTACAGATATTCTCTAACCCTAATACGTGTAAAGAAATCATAGATGGGTTTCCTCCTTCATTTTGGTCAATTCTGTTGCTTTAATATTTGAGTCTATCAGTCAAATTCATTTGGGAGCATTGGGGTAAGGGACGAACAGTTTTAAGGGCAGCAATTCTTATAAAAGAACAGGTACTGGTCACATAAACTCACCATACATACATGTTCTGTTTTTAGATTGCTTGATAAGTTATTATCAGATGGCATATCTGCTgtatttcattcattttttcgTGTGAGCTTCATCTAAGTTCTTGTCAATTTTCTTTAAGCATCAACCACTATTTGAGTGTGATGTCATATGATTTATTTTAGTGAATGCAGGCACATCTAGTGCGGGCTGCTGAAGTGAAGAAGGCCATTGAATGGATTATGTGCAACCTTGATGGTCACTATGCAGCCGATTCAGTTGCTGCAGCGATTGCAGTTGGTTCTGCGGCAGCAGAAACAGCTCAAGAGAGTGATGGTCAAGGTGGCTTGCTTATGCCATATTCACCCCATAGGGTTGCTACAAAGGCACTTTCAATTCAAGGGAAGGCTAATGATGCAGCAAGTCCTTCAAACATCTCTAAGAATTTTAGGTGGGCTCTTGTCTCTTGATTATGTTACTCTGATGTCCAAAATTTTCACCTTTGCTGAAACCTTATGCatctttgaattttaaattttgttttgtgttcaTCTTGCCatgtaaaataaattttacCCTTAGGAAGGTCTAAAATTCTTTGGTTAATTTTAGGGGTTTAGTTTTGATATGTCCAAATATTGGAGTGCTTCCAAATGTATGCAGTCTGAAACAATGTGATTCTAAACAGAGCTGATGTGTTACGAGAAAACACAGAAGCTGTTGTTGCAGCATGTGATGCTGCTCATGGAAGATGGGCAAAGCTACTCGGTGTACGTGCTCTTCTTCATCCAAAGTTGAGATTGCAGGAGTTTTTGAGCATATATAACATCACCCAAGACTTTATAACAGCTACAGAGAAGGTATGCGTATTTAATTCTTTTATCTGTCCCCTTTCTTTTGTTGTCCTTTCTTTGATCCTTTAGTTTTATGATCAACCATGTTATGTCTCTGGTGCCATTTTGTGCCACTGCCAACCTAAACAGATAGGGGGAAGGCCAGGATTTAGCATCAGGGGAACAATACAGTCACAGGCCAAAGCCTTCATGGATTTTCAGCATGAATCTCGAGTTAGTTTCCGATAGTATATGCTTATACTTTACTTTCTGCTTATCTTGTTTGTTGCtatgaactaattgtttttttaattttttggttgtTGTAGATGGCAAAAATTAAGGCAGTTCTTGACCAAGAAACTTGGGTGGAAGTGGATGTTCCTAATGAATTTCAGATCATTGTCACTTCACTATTTAGTTCTGAATCATTGGTTTCCGAGAACCTGGATGCTGTCCAAGATAATACAGAAACAAGTTACAATGAGGTGGCCACAATCAGTAATAGTTCACATGCAGCGGAAACGGGATCATCAGTTGCTGAACAGCAATCTAAAGGGGCGGAGTCTAGTGAAACATCTGCGGATGTTACTGCAAGGGAGACACCAAATTCTGATGGAACTGAGAAAAATAAGGCTGATTTTGCTAATTCTGTTGCTCAAAATAACCATAGCAATAAGGAGCGAGGAAAATCAACCTCTCAAAGCCTTTTCTACAAAGGTGTTGGTTTTCACATGGTAAACTGGTCAGTTGCCTTGtttttcatatttctttttgtctatctttttgtttccgccatttattctttatttttttttacaccaATCCTGATTTGCAATTTGGAGTTTTGGTTTGTACTCTTCTTTCCTCCATCAAGGAACttactattaatttttttataagaatttTTCGGTATAAGCCTTTAGTTACATTTTCTCCTTGTCCTTGGTTTTTTTCCTCCAGTGGCTTGATATTGATGAAGATGTTGTCAGAGTACATTGATATGAACAACTTTTTTCCAACACTGTCCTCAGAAGTTGTTCATCGTATtgtagaaattttaaaatttttcaataCAAGAACGTGTCAACTTGTTCTTGGTGCTGGTGCCATGCAGGTACTAATTTCTCTCTATGATAGATGATATTGTTGCAAATATTTAGGAATTTTCACTCAGAAACCCCAAAAGGGTTATGCAACTGAGGTGATCAAATAGCTACTGTTCTTCAATGTACATGTATCAAAAACGTGTTACACGGATTTTATATGCAACTTTCTTTCTTGAGCCCAGAAATGCTTTAAGTGATTGTTCAAAACGCTGTTTGAAGTTTGTGGTCACTTTATCGTGTTATATCTACTGACTATGCTCCCCGGGGCCATTCTTGCGGTTTTTGATAGATCACATGTGATAATGCAGGTATCCGGTTTAAAGTCTATTACTTCTAAACACTTGGCCTTGGCAAGTCAAGTCATCAGTTTTACGTATGCTATTATTCCTGGTAGGTGATTACaactttattttgaaaaattgttaTCATTGCTGtgaatgtatatatgtatgtatttgtaGAATTCTACTTTGATCATCGAGTAATGACTTTATTCATTCCGTTTCTGCAAGAAATCAGGcaaattctttttcaaaaagTGCCAGAGACAAGAAAGGCATTGCTGCTACCAGAAATTGATCGAGTAGCTCAGGTTTGTCTtctacttttattttaattatatatgtaaTTTACATGTTTGTCAAGTTTGTTAACCTTTCAGAATGCACCTGTAATCTCGAATTCTAAAATCAGATTCTTTGAGCCCATATTTACTTTAGCCAAGTTTTTTGCACGTATTCCAGAAACCATTCTGATGTTTCTTCATTCAATTTAAAACAGGATTATAAGGTTCACAGAGATGAAATACACACCAAGCTAGTTCAGATCATGAGAGAAAGGTTATTGGTTCATCTACGCGGGTTGCCCCAAATTGTAGAGAGCTGGAATAGACCTGAAGAGGCTGATCCACAGCCCAGCCAGTTTGCTCGATCCCTTACCAAGgtattcttattattattttaattttaatagaaACAAGCGGTTATTATATCTGTTTATCTAACACCCCTCCGGAAATTTCTTTATCTTAATTGATCTTTATGGGCCTCACCCAACTGATTTGCAGGAAGTCGGATACTTACAACGTGTTTTAACTCGAACTTTACATGAGGTCGATGTCCAAGCGATTTTCAGGTAAGGCTCATATCACATGGAATTTACTTTTGCTTGGAAACTTGGTCAAAGACTCAAAGGGTCTTGTttcccaccccacccccccccccccccccacacccCCCCCAATTTAGTCGATGTGCTTTGGTTGATGAGAGGGGCAGTTAATGATTACTGTGGTTTCGTAATTTTTAGGCAAGTAATTTTGGTCTTCCATTCACAAATATCAGAAGCATTTTCACGGTTAGAGATCAGCACACCACAAGCCAAGGACAGGTACTACCATTTCAGTTTCCCCCCCTTGTGTGCATACAAATTGTTAGAACTCCTTAATGAAACACAACTTTTCACTTTGTCTACCAGGCTGCGCCGGGATGTCAAACACATTCTTGGCTGCATTCGATCTCTGCCTTCGGATAAAATGAGCGAATCTAGTATTCCAAACTGGGGTCAGCTAGATGAATTTTTGGTGCAGAGATTTGGCAAGGAAGCCAGTTAAATGTTGTTGTAAAGTAGCGAATCACTTGCTTCGTTGGAGATGGCTAATCAAATTTTGGGGATGTCAGAAACGATTTCGGTGGCCAATTCATTTCCCTTGTACAATTTTATTGAGGTAACCTGAGTGTAAGCTTTACGgccctctctccctccctcgcTAAGCACACACTCACCGTCTATGTTTTTCTTTTAGCTTACCGGGCGTCTTTATTTTTCAGGTTTTACATTTTTTCTGAGATGTATAAAGTCAGTGTACTCAGATCCAAATATTTCAAGAAGGTTGTTGAAATTGAAACCAGAATGTTTTTTCTGTAGCAGTCACACTTGAATTACCATTTGTATTTACTAGGACGACTCAAATCAATGTTTTGCTCCCCTGATTGTAATTTTGAGTTAAAAGATGACGacaattgatttttttcttctcttttttttttttgtgcttagTGAAGGGACAACGGGCGGTATCACTTTTGAATTCTCGACTTCCGTCGCCGGAATCGCATCTAACTGTATCAATAGTTGAGTCATTTGCCTGAATGCCTTTCTTAAGAAATGGTAAACAAGAGCTTATTTTTCATGTACCATTTGTATTTACCAGCTGAAGCTTGTCATTCTTCGTGTTGGGCTTTTTATGTTTGGGCTGTTATTGGGCTTCCTAGTCTTTACTATCTTTGGGCTTTactgaaaattatttttgaaccCAATATAAAAATGTTGGATCATGCCCCCCAAAAAGAGTCGATGGGTTTTTTGAAGCTCCCTCCTTTAATGTCGCTTGCgagaaaaattaagatttttaaattaattttgaaaagcttACGGAAAGGGGCATAGAAATGAAGTTTTGACTTATGGCAAATATTTATTCTATTTTCTATAAAGCCGTTGTCATGATGTTGATCCCGCTTCTGCGACTACGGCATTTGCGTAGCTCTGAATACGTGCATTTGGAGCTCGCCGCTCAATGTCCTGGTCGAtagttacattaactattatATTGAAAAGTCTGAtggcaatgaatgcccacacaaTATGTTAGCAAAAGTCTTCAGCATGAGcagaagttttcaatgcccatgcaaagtaAAAGTTGAATACATAGAGATTGTATTGTCAGACGAAATGTCGTAAATCTCAATatgcagttaatgcatcagtttggagttgctctataaatagagcacttcgCATGTTTTCAAGTTACAGAAAAGATAAGAAGAAGAGAacgagagaaaaatatcagtaacatcatctattcctctgTCTTTATTTGTTAACCTCTTGTGCTATATTTTAGTGTGACATTTTACATCTACCTCGCACCTACCATTAaaaaggttatctctcaaattttgacctatttataacatattaaaaatttattgaaattgattttggtttttatctTAGTCATTGTCAATGAGACTCACGCATTAAAGTTAAATTAAAGATGTTTGACTTCAATTTTGTTTGCGATAAAAAAGTCAGTTAGAAAGAAAGAGTCGAATGAGCTATCTGTCACGTGTCATACATGACATCACTCTTAACAAAAACCTTAGATGTTCTCCTAGTCCTAGTTAACTTATTTGTAGCggtatattcaattgagattttgatgaattttaattcttttaatgaatctatgggtattcaatcaagattttaagtaattatctgaaattcaatgtgtattcaatcagaaTTTTACGATAATTTATTAATATCCTTACAAAtatgggtgtattcaattagaattttaaagaaatttataacatttcaggTATATTTAATTAGACCCTAAACCCTTTATAACATTttagatgtattcaattagaattagaatttaaagaatttggaaaagttgaaGAATTAAagggaattagagagattttgtagtgtattttaagtatcCACAAGTCTCACATCTCTTCATGAGATTTTAAgggaattaaattaaaattttagatgAAATCTCTACAGATCAATTAAATtctataaaaatttataaatttataaattcattaaaatatctcaaattcaaattcatagttGAATACTATGTAGTTGGCCTTTATCCGCCTGCAAATATGACAAGTTTCTTACACAAAACAGAACACGCGCAACAAAAGACACGGCATACACAACATAATGAGCTACGGCAGCGGCGGATATCAACAAGAGAAGCAAAAGAAGGCAGTCGACGCCGGTACGTCAGGAGAAGAAGGAATCACTTGCGGTGGCTGCGGGATGGCAAAATCGATGGTACTCGATGACGATCATCGTCATGTTCACATGGATCTCCAGGCGTTGCCCGAAGGATGCATAGCTAACGTCGTCTCCTTAACGACGCCTCCAGACGCGTGCCGGTTTTCGGCGGTGTCTAGGAGTTTCATGTCGGCCGCCGAATCCGACGCCGTTTGGGACAAGTTCCTTCCCCATGATATCCCCTCCATACTCCCTCACTTCTCCTCCAAGAAGGAGCTTTACCTCACTCTCTGCGAAAACCCTGTCCTCCTTGACGATGGCAAAATGGTAACTTTACATTATCTTGTGCCGGGATTAGggttcccccctccccccccccccctccaaaaaaaaaattgaaacatgAATATGTTTGaagatttatttgttttatcacttatcatatatTGATTGAAACTTTGCCGCTGCTAATTCCATatcttacctttttttttattttttataactttaacgaaaaactctcgatactttattttaacgaaaaatcaaatttttactctaaaaagtaaatcatggtactattcactttattctttattttgtccttatcgttaaaactcaaagtttataagtttttttcattagttttttttttttaatttatttatttgtatgtatGACCTCACTCATCGGATTTAGATACACGCAAATTTTCTCGCAATACGCACATACCGTCTATTTCTGATacttaaattgaataaattaatcaAAGCAAATCCGAGTGATGGAAATACATGAGTGTGTAGAAATTATATACCTTAATGGATGATGAGTTACCACCGGTGTGGATGTTCTTGCCTTCTTATGATCTATGTATGCAGATGTTTTTTCTGGACAAATGGAGTGGGAAAAAATGTTACATGATCTCGGCAAGGGACCTTATGATTGCTTGGGGTGGTAATCCTGACTACTGGGGATGGAATTCTGTTGCCGACTCCAGGTCTGTGAAATTCTTCATTCGTTGTACGTTTTGTTGGTTTGTTTACTGATTAAGCTAAGTGCTACACTTTGAAAATATTAAGCAAGCGTTTACGGTTGGATGGGTTGTAGTGTTATATCTATAGATTGaaatatgtgtgtatatgtatgtatgtatgtaattAGGCAATTGATTGGTATGTAAAATTATTTGGAACAGATTTGAGGAGGTGGCTGAGCTTAGGTTTGTTTGGTGGCTTGAAATCCGTGGCAAAATTGAGACACGGATTCTCTCCCCATCCACAGTGTATCAAGCTTATCTTGTGTTCAAGTTAAGTGCAATGGCGGATGGGTTTGATCATGACGATCCCTTGGAAGTCAAGGTAGGACttcttggagaagaagaggCCGGTAATAAGCGCACTGTGTTTTTGGACCAAGAAGAAGTAGAAAGGCGGAGACAGAAGACCCCCGTCGGAACCAGTGAAACTCAATATCCGAAGAAAAGGACCGATGGCTGGTTGGAGGTGGAGATGGGTGAGTTTTTCTGCCCAGGAGAAGAAGATGGCGCGATAATAGAGATGACTTGTATGGAGGTTAAGAGGATTAAGAGTGGCCTCATTGTTCAGGGGATTGAGGTCAGGCCCAAGAGAATGTAGAAAGTTTCTTATGGTGCATTTTCTATCACATGATGTGTCGACAACAGGACGAGTACTAGAACTTATTGTATCGTAACATTATTGGCGAAACAAAGCAACTAGAACTTATTGTTTTATAACATTAACGTGACATCCCAAAACTTAAGATATTATTTTGGTGCGTCTATGTATGCATTACTCAAGCTCCAAAGCTACCATTTAGTTTGCTAGTGCAATTGTACCCATGTAGCTAGTTTACATTAGGTTGGAATATGCTTATCTTTAAGCTACCAAACTACTTGGAAATACTAGCTACTTGGAAATACTAGCTAGGTATTGTTTTCTTAGACATGATGATAAAGCATGAAAGATCACAAAAGAGCTCCCGCCACTTCTTTCCAAACAATTGCACCAAACGAGATGGCTTCTTCCTCGGAGCTTTTGTAATTGATTGCCAAATAAGTTCATGGAGCACAACAAAATTGATGCAGTCGTGTGTCGTCGCATCATAAATCAAACCAAGGTCAAGTGCTCGATCTGGATTTATTTGAGTAGCCCCCATAGGTAGCGGTGAAGCAAACGTAAAATTGAAACCCGGATCTTGAATCGAACAGCCGGAATTTTCCAACGGGCTAGGTGTGGCCATTAGGGCAGACCTAATAGCAGCTGCACTGCACTCGGGGTGTGAGGTTTCTCAAGATTGCTTCAAGACGCGTAACAATTATGCTATCTTTCAGACTCTATTCGGCCCCATATCTAAGTGTGCAAAGGGATATGCAAATAAGCCTTGTGAATACAACGAAACTCATCCTAATTAACATTTTGTTCTAGCTACATACATGATCATCAACTCAAACAAGAGAGCTCCAGACAGTGTATTTTCGATTTCGTTCGATCCAAACAAGTGTGCCATACGAAGCCTTCCCTTTTGCTTCTCATACTTGTGTGCAGAGATCAGTATCTCTGGGGAGACTGTTACCTTAGAACCCTTTGGAGCAGTCACCGGAGCCATGTACTGAGCCGCGCCATCTCCCACACTCGTCACAGTCCTCTGAAATGTTTGGACCCTTGTCTTTGTTTTGTGAGAATGTATAATGCGATGAAAGATGGATAGTTCAGATAGGAAGATGGTTTGGAACAATCATAGGCGCGATCTAGTGACGGATAAGATTGCTTACGCGTAAAATTTGTGGAGCATAAGAGATTGACATACTCTTGCGAGGCAGCATCGTATGTTAGGCCCGGCTCAAGTGCTCTATTAGGATCGATGCGACCTGTTCCCATGGTTAATGGTGAAGCAGAGTTGAAATGGTCACCGTCAAGAAATGGATTGCGAGTAGTGTCCAATGGATTGGCTGTGGCCATCAAAGCAGACCTAATTGCTGTTGCACTCCATCCTGGGTGCGCACCTTTCAGTAGCTCAGCTACACCTGAAGCATGAGAGCAAGCCATGGATGTCCCGGATATCAAATTGTAGTCGCTAGGTAAATTCACAATGAACCCAATTTGAACTGATGCAACCTTGGGAGACCAAGCAGCCAAAACTAATGACCCCGGGGCCATTATATCCGACTTCAAAAGGCCCGGATAACTTTTTGAAGGGCCTGTCGAAGTGTAAAAAGCAACAGCGGGTGCAGGCTTTGTCTTGAGCAGTGTTTGTTGCAATTTTATGTTAACAGTAGGGTTCGCACTTTTCCGTGCATAGTCAATCAAAGCTGGCTCATCCTTTGTACTCACTACAACACTAACGTATCCAAATTCGCGTATCTAAGGATTACTGGTAATAAAGATAGCTCCAAGAAGCCCTGATTGAATGATGTGATACACTGCCACCATCCCCTGCTCTACTGCACTACTTAACGAAAGAAAAGACCTTCACTTGTTACTTCAACTTGTACATCTAGACTCTTGAACAATCTTATCTTTATCACTATCacccaaattggaagaaaataatCGTAAACTCATGCCTGAGAACACAACTTGATATCTGAACTGAATCATACTACATGAAGAATCATACAGCGCCACAAAACACACTGAAAATCACATGGAAGCATACAAAAAGGAGGCTGTTTTTTCCAACCTGTAGCAATCAAGATTCAGTACCAGGCCATGGCCGACCTCAGTCATTCCATTTCAATGGGGGCACGAGCCACTTCAACAATAAAGCCCTGTGATCTCCAGAGACTCAACCCGATGATTCAGTATCGGTCTCCAGATGAACGGTCATATACGATTGTGGGTCTTCTCCTCTTATATGTTAACAGATAACAAGCAAAGAGGTGGCTTTGGGGTCTCCTCCTCTTATATGTTAACATGGAACAAGGATTGAGCTTTTTGGGCCTTCTCTTATATGTTAATACAGACTGATTAACCCTGCTCCTTTTCCTGTACTTGAAGTAAAAAGGATCAAGCTTTGAATCGCGCCTTTTGTCCTTCGGCATTGTAACACAGACACATTCATCTTGCTCTTGTTTATTGAGAGCAAAAGACTCCAAGTCAACACCATTGGAGCAGCTCCCTTGTC from Pyrus communis chromosome 9, drPyrComm1.1, whole genome shotgun sequence harbors:
- the LOC137746287 gene encoding vacuolar protein sorting-associated protein 54, chloroplastic-like isoform X2; its protein translation is MNRNHYYKSSSNASNKEMVIMDARPGKLNSRSNSISDPNTSQSLASILNNPNASDASSWVGWWSSSASVAPPEFAPLVPKSASDSVTRSDFQPYLASVSDHYNRFADILNHVKKEKSDVDSIGGQGEALVACLREVPALYFKEDFALEDGATFRSACPFTNVSENLVLQEKLSHYLDVVELHLVKEISLRSNSFFEAQGQLQDLNVKIVEGCSRIRELKETILLLDVDLVECARQIHDLNETRSNLLALQQKLRLILYVNQALSALKLLVASADCAGALDVTDDLQHLLDGDELTGLHCFHHLRDRVAASIESINSILSAEFVHASIHDAGDTDVIIISRVKARASSLMNGEGEDGEQIKLDDEETSNFQDRLLPVIIGLLRTAKLPSVLRLYRDQLTADMKTAIKNAVAELLPILVSRPLESDFTPGERVDADGFGASLASKLRSLSSESFVQLLSAIFLIVRAHLVRAAEVKKAIEWIMCNLDGHYAADSVAAAIAVGSAAAETAQESDGQGGLLMPYSPHRVATKALSIQGKANDAASPSNISKNFRADVLRENTEAVVAACDAAHGRWAKLLGVRALLHPKLRLQEFLSIYNITQDFITATEKIGGRPGFSIRGTIQSQAKAFMDFQHESRMAKIKAVLDQETWVEVDVPNEFQIIVTSLFSSESLVSENLDAVQDNTETSYNEVATISNSSHAAETGSSVAEQQSKGAESSETSADVTARETPNSDGTEKNKADFANSVAQNNHSNKERGKSTSQSLFYKGVGFHMVNCGLILMKMLSEYIDMNNFFPTLSSEVVHRIVEILKFFNTRTCQLVLGAGAMQVSGLKSITSKHLALASQVISFTYAIIPGKFFFKKCQRQERHCCYQKLIE
- the LOC137746287 gene encoding vacuolar protein sorting-associated protein 54, chloroplastic-like isoform X1; the encoded protein is MNRNHYYKSSSNASNKEMVIMDARPGKLNSRSNSISDPNTSQSLASILNNPNASDASSWVGWWSSSASVAPPEFAPLVPKSASDSVTRSDFQPYLASVSDHYNRFADILNHVKKEKSDVDSIGGQGEALVACLREVPALYFKEDFALEDGATFRSACPFTNVSENLVLQEKLSHYLDVVELHLVKEISLRSNSFFEAQGQLQDLNVKIVEGCSRIRELKETILLLDVDLVECARQIHDLNETRSNLLALQQKLRLILYVNQALSALKLLVASADCAGALDVTDDLQHLLDGDELTGLHCFHHLRDRVAASIESINSILSAEFVHASIHDAGDTDVIIISRVKARASSLMNGEGEDGEQIKLDDEETSNFQDRLLPVIIGLLRTAKLPSVLRLYRDQLTADMKTAIKNAVAELLPILVSRPLESDFTPGERVDADGFGASLASKLRSLSSESFVQLLSAIFLIVRAHLVRAAEVKKAIEWIMCNLDGHYAADSVAAAIAVGSAAAETAQESDGQGGLLMPYSPHRVATKALSIQGKANDAASPSNISKNFRADVLRENTEAVVAACDAAHGRWAKLLGVRALLHPKLRLQEFLSIYNITQDFITATEKIGGRPGFSIRGTIQSQAKAFMDFQHESRMAKIKAVLDQETWVEVDVPNEFQIIVTSLFSSESLVSENLDAVQDNTETSYNEVATISNSSHAAETGSSVAEQQSKGAESSETSADVTARETPNSDGTEKNKADFANSVAQNNHSNKERGKSTSQSLFYKGVGFHMVNCGLILMKMLSEYIDMNNFFPTLSSEVVHRIVEILKFFNTRTCQLVLGAGAMQVSGLKSITSKHLALASQVISFTYAIIPEIRQILFQKVPETRKALLLPEIDRVAQDYKVHRDEIHTKLVQIMRERLLVHLRGLPQIVESWNRPEEADPQPSQFARSLTKEVGYLQRVLTRTLHEVDVQAIFRQVILVFHSQISEAFSRLEISTPQAKDRLRRDVKHILGCIRSLPSDKMSESSIPNWGQLDEFLVQRFGKEAS
- the LOC137746290 gene encoding F-box protein PP2-B10-like; this translates as MSYGSGGYQQEKQKKAVDAGTSGEEGITCGGCGMAKSMVLDDDHRHVHMDLQALPEGCIANVVSLTTPPDACRFSAVSRSFMSAAESDAVWDKFLPHDIPSILPHFSSKKELYLTLCENPVLLDDGKMMFFLDKWSGKKCYMISARDLMIAWGGNPDYWGWNSVADSRFEEVAELRFVWWLEIRGKIETRILSPSTVYQAYLVFKLSAMADGFDHDDPLEVKVGLLGEEEAGNKRTVFLDQEEVERRRQKTPVGTSETQYPKKRTDGWLEVEMGEFFCPGEEDGAIIEMTCMEVKRIKSGLIVQGIEVRPKRM
- the LOC137745371 gene encoding subtilisin-like protease SBT3 — protein: MAPGSLVLAAWSPKVASVQIGFIVNLPSDYNLISGTSMACSHASGVAELLKGAHPGWSATAIRSALMATANPLDTTRNPFLDGDHFNSASPLTMGTGRIDPNRALEPGLTYDAASQEYVNLLCSTNFTRKQSYPSLDRAYDCSKPSSYLNYPSFIALYILTKQRQGSKHFRGL